DNA from Deltaproteobacteria bacterium:
TGGCTGAAAGGAACTGGGGTATCAACGCCTTCGGAGGGTTTATCGGACTGACCTATTACACGGACTGGTTATATACGGGAAGCCTCCTGAAAAAATTGATGGGAGAGTAATTGCTTCATCTTCAGGCGTTCCTGAGCCCCTCATTTCCCGAGGCCGGGAAGATATTCCATGTAATAACGATAAAAGGCGGCCAGGATCAGGGAGTGGGTGATTCGGCCTTCCCTGATCAGGGAGGGGATTTCCTCCAGCGGCTTGAGCAGTACTTCGATGTCCTCTTTTTCATCCTGCCTTTGTGGGCCTGCCGGATAGACGCCCTTGGCCAGGAAAGTCGTACAGGTATTGTTGAGGAACGCGGGGTTGGGATGGACGCAGCCCAACTCGATCATCTCCTCCGCCTCGTATCCCGTCTCCTCACGGAGTTCTCGCCGGGCGGCCTCTTGCGGAGTGTCCGAGGCCTCAATGATGCCACCGGGGATCTCCAGGGTCACTTCCCTTAATCCGTGCCGGTATTGTTGGATCAGGACCACGTCTCCACCGGGTGTGACAGGGATGACGTTCACCCAGTCCGCTGATTCAAGCACATAAAAGGTATGGGTTTCCTTGGTTCTGGGGGAAAGGGCGCGGTCGATTCGGAGGTTGAAGATAGGAAAGGCGGCTTCGAAACGGCTGGTTATCAGTTTCCATGGCTTTGGGGGCATGGGGTTAACTCCTTAGAGAACAGGTGTTTATGAAACACGAAGAAGAAGAGGATCCCGGGGACGGGAAATCCTGTCCCCAAATATAGGTCCCTGGGCCGGGGAAACTCAAGGAA
Protein-coding regions in this window:
- a CDS encoding NUDIX hydrolase — translated: MPPKPWKLITSRFEAAFPIFNLRIDRALSPRTKETHTFYVLESADWVNVIPVTPGGDVVLIQQYRHGLREVTLEIPGGIIEASDTPQEAARRELREETGYEAEEMIELGCVHPNPAFLNNTCTTFLAKGVYPAGPQRQDEKEDIEVLLKPLEEIPSLIREGRITHSLILAAFYRYYMEYLPGLGK